A stretch of Thermococcus bergensis DNA encodes these proteins:
- a CDS encoding RNA-guided endonuclease InsQ/TnpB family protein has product MTKVVLTYRMPHNWNIDLFLKEYQKLLQRAIDEIWENTTWKEKRVKHRYSLGRKNYRYYGTTRLIPYFPQSNEFKRKLRNELLREWPFAKHYVDSAIKTAYSILKSWRQNYLKGKRKRVKPVVKRKFVRVKTTLMKVEGSKIRVTIKPREEYLELDFSKEWFYEKVKNWNVGELIIRESDVLLTFSKEVEFSGRIKIGIDSNLMSLDIFHPEKGWIRVDLSELHRVAETYDRIIDMLKSVQRKAPKRIGLLLKKYWTRRRNRIEDYLNKLAVQLSREFPDAVFVFEDLNKFKMLQNGSRKFNRKLSRATWKKIVGKLSYRVPVEFVNPAYTSSTCPVCGSRLESRNGLVECPNCGFKADRQFVGAFNVFVRGLGVALSGAERDDLLPDEPGGELNVMKPKSVVRVDLNGRRFTHTYS; this is encoded by the coding sequence ATGACTAAAGTTGTTTTAACATACAGAATGCCCCACAACTGGAACATTGATTTGTTCCTCAAAGAATACCAAAAACTCCTCCAAAGAGCGATCGACGAAATATGGGAAAACACGACTTGGAAAGAAAAGAGAGTTAAGCATAGATATTCTCTCGGAAGAAAAAATTATCGCTACTACGGGACAACTCGCTTAATCCCCTATTTTCCGCAGTCTAATGAGTTCAAGCGAAAACTGAGGAACGAACTCCTCCGAGAGTGGCCTTTCGCCAAGCACTACGTTGATTCTGCAATAAAGACCGCTTATTCAATCCTCAAAAGCTGGAGACAGAACTACCTCAAAGGAAAGAGAAAGAGAGTAAAACCAGTCGTTAAAAGGAAGTTCGTGAGGGTTAAAACAACACTAATGAAGGTCGAAGGCTCGAAGATAAGGGTAACCATCAAGCCGAGGGAAGAATACCTTGAGCTGGACTTCTCAAAAGAATGGTTCTATGAAAAGGTCAAGAACTGGAATGTTGGCGAGCTGATAATCAGGGAGAGCGACGTTCTGCTAACCTTCTCAAAGGAAGTCGAGTTCTCTGGAAGAATCAAAATCGGTATTGACAGCAACTTAATGAGCCTCGACATCTTTCACCCTGAAAAAGGCTGGATTAGAGTGGACTTGAGCGAACTGCACAGGGTTGCCGAGACGTATGACAGAATTATTGATATGCTAAAAAGCGTTCAGCGGAAAGCTCCGAAGAGGATTGGTTTATTGCTTAAAAAATACTGGACTAGGAGGAGAAACAGGATTGAGGATTACCTGAACAAGCTCGCAGTCCAGCTTTCGAGGGAGTTTCCCGATGCGGTTTTTGTCTTCGAGGATTTGAACAAGTTCAAAATGCTCCAGAATGGTTCGAGGAAGTTTAACAGGAAGCTCTCCCGTGCCACTTGGAAGAAGATTGTTGGAAAGCTTTCTTATCGTGTTCCCGTAGAGTTTGTTAATCCTGCTTACACCTCATCCACCTGCCCGGTGTGTGGGAGTAGGTTAGAGTCCCGAAACGGGCTGGTGGAGTGTCCTAACTGTGGGTTTAAGGCGGATAGGCAGTTTGTTGGTGCTTTCAACGTTTTCGTGCGGGGACTTGGGGTCGCCCTGAGTGGGGCTGAGCGTGATGATTTGCTCCCCGATGAACCCGGAGGGGAGCTGAACGTGATGAAGCCCAAGTCCGTCGTGAGAGTTGATTTGAACGGCCGGAGGTTCACTCACACTTACTCATAA
- a CDS encoding DEAD/DEAH box helicase encodes MHPLLKKAIEEKFGGLNELQIRAFEEVSSGKSVLIIAPTGSGKTEAAVLPVFNAILEERLDPISVIYIAPLKALNRDLLDRLLWWGEKLGLNVEVRHGDTSAYRKAQQVKKPPHMLIITPETLGVILTMKSFRKALKNVKFVIVDEIVELVDNKRGAQLSLALERLAEVADFQRIGLSATVGNEEEIKAWLKAESIVRPPIEKGYKIKVLFPQPDEKDLELSTSLSISLDVATRLRVLWEIIEKHERALVFTNTRQFAEILAHRLKAWGKPVEVHHGSLSREARINAERALKEGKIKALVCTSSMELGIDIGDVDVVIQYMSPRQVNRLIQRIGRAKHRAGEVSEGYIIATNIEDYLESLVIAQRALEGKLEAVEPYENALDVLGHFIVGLLIEHRRLPKEVPFEIAKRAYPYRNLRWEEYGEVLNMLSEAGLIGYDEEKGLLYLRRGAYRYYYENLSTIPDEISYRVFDIKSGRIIGRLDESFVMDLEEGMEFIMHGRSWILLGIDEESRLLKVRESKSLESAVPSWEGEMIPVPFEVAQDVGRLKRELLFDFNSGKAFISKVDFNEEELELVLSILKKQEPLGTDRDIGVESLPKALIIHADFGNKANEAIGRFLLAFLAAKYGKVFSMKAQAHAIVINSPFQLNPGEVKEYLLQDARALPFVVSRAIRESPAYRWRMLNVAKRIGALRRDAKIRKVERLFEGTVIEKETLNELFHDKIDVKRAEEVLKAIKEGKIRVKGVLRREPSPLGSINLSVGGEFLVSGELEKDEILMLFKERLLNTEIALICTNCGWKSTTKVLRLKNRLDYLQCPKCSSKMIAVAHPIDAELFVSALKKLKKGEKLEKEEESAYRRLIKASDLIKAYGFDAVLALASYGVGADTAARILSQYKGEALLVALLEAERKYIKTRKFWKE; translated from the coding sequence ATGCATCCACTTTTAAAAAAGGCCATAGAAGAAAAGTTCGGGGGCCTTAATGAGCTCCAAATAAGGGCTTTTGAAGAAGTTAGCTCAGGGAAGAGCGTTTTAATCATAGCACCCACAGGAAGTGGAAAAACCGAGGCTGCTGTGCTTCCTGTTTTTAACGCAATTTTAGAAGAAAGGCTAGACCCTATATCTGTCATCTATATAGCTCCTTTAAAGGCTCTTAACAGGGACTTGCTGGACAGGTTGTTGTGGTGGGGGGAAAAGCTTGGGCTTAATGTGGAAGTGAGGCACGGCGATACTTCAGCCTATAGAAAAGCCCAGCAGGTGAAAAAGCCTCCTCACATGCTAATCATAACCCCCGAAACCCTTGGAGTAATCCTCACGATGAAATCTTTTCGAAAAGCCCTCAAAAACGTTAAGTTTGTGATAGTAGATGAAATAGTGGAGCTTGTCGATAACAAGAGGGGAGCTCAGCTTAGCTTAGCCCTTGAGAGGCTTGCTGAAGTTGCAGATTTTCAGAGGATTGGTCTTTCAGCAACCGTTGGGAACGAAGAGGAAATTAAGGCATGGCTCAAGGCAGAGAGCATTGTCAGACCTCCAATTGAAAAGGGCTACAAAATTAAAGTCCTCTTTCCGCAGCCCGATGAGAAGGATCTTGAGCTCTCCACCAGCTTAAGCATTTCTCTCGATGTTGCCACGAGGCTAAGGGTTCTTTGGGAGATAATAGAAAAGCACGAGAGGGCGTTGGTATTTACGAACACACGGCAGTTTGCCGAAATTCTTGCCCATCGCTTAAAAGCATGGGGCAAGCCAGTAGAAGTCCATCACGGCAGCCTTTCACGAGAAGCGAGGATAAATGCAGAGAGGGCTTTGAAAGAAGGCAAGATAAAAGCCCTTGTGTGCACATCTTCCATGGAGCTTGGAATTGATATCGGAGATGTGGACGTTGTAATTCAATATATGAGCCCGAGACAAGTAAACAGGCTTATCCAGAGAATAGGCAGAGCTAAGCACAGGGCGGGGGAAGTTAGTGAGGGCTATATAATCGCCACAAACATTGAGGATTACCTCGAAAGCCTGGTAATAGCCCAGAGGGCACTTGAAGGGAAGCTTGAAGCGGTGGAGCCATATGAAAACGCCCTTGACGTTCTCGGGCATTTTATTGTGGGCCTTTTAATAGAACATAGAAGATTACCAAAGGAAGTTCCCTTTGAGATCGCAAAGAGAGCTTATCCCTACAGAAATCTGAGGTGGGAGGAATACGGCGAAGTTTTAAACATGTTAAGTGAGGCAGGTTTAATCGGCTATGATGAAGAGAAGGGCCTTCTCTACCTGAGGAGAGGGGCTTATCGGTATTATTACGAGAACCTTTCCACGATTCCGGATGAGATCAGCTATAGAGTTTTCGACATAAAAAGCGGGAGGATAATTGGCCGCTTGGACGAGAGCTTTGTTATGGATCTTGAAGAGGGCATGGAGTTTATAATGCACGGCAGGAGCTGGATTCTGCTGGGGATTGATGAAGAGTCGAGGCTGCTGAAAGTAAGGGAAAGCAAGAGTCTGGAAAGTGCTGTACCGAGCTGGGAAGGAGAAATGATTCCCGTCCCCTTTGAAGTGGCCCAGGACGTTGGAAGGCTAAAAAGAGAGCTTCTTTTCGATTTTAACTCCGGTAAGGCATTTATCTCCAAGGTCGATTTCAACGAGGAGGAGCTTGAGCTTGTCCTTTCAATCCTAAAGAAGCAGGAGCCTCTAGGCACTGACAGGGACATTGGAGTAGAATCCCTCCCAAAGGCGTTAATTATCCATGCAGATTTTGGAAACAAAGCTAACGAAGCCATAGGGAGGTTTCTTTTAGCGTTCTTGGCTGCAAAATATGGGAAAGTTTTCTCCATGAAGGCGCAGGCCCATGCAATAGTCATTAACTCGCCTTTCCAGCTCAACCCGGGTGAGGTTAAGGAGTATCTCCTTCAAGATGCGAGGGCGCTTCCCTTTGTTGTCTCAAGGGCAATAAGGGAGAGCCCGGCTTACAGGTGGAGAATGTTAAACGTAGCGAAAAGAATTGGAGCATTGCGGAGAGATGCAAAGATAAGAAAGGTTGAGAGGCTCTTTGAAGGAACAGTGATTGAAAAGGAAACATTAAATGAGCTTTTCCATGACAAGATAGACGTAAAAAGAGCTGAAGAGGTTCTGAAAGCAATCAAAGAGGGAAAAATCCGGGTAAAGGGTGTTTTAAGAAGAGAGCCTTCACCCCTTGGCAGTATTAACCTAAGCGTCGGTGGAGAGTTTTTGGTCAGCGGGGAACTTGAGAAAGATGAGATACTAATGCTGTTTAAGGAAAGGCTTCTCAACACGGAAATTGCGCTGATATGTACCAACTGCGGATGGAAGAGCACCACAAAAGTTCTGCGCTTAAAGAACCGTTTGGACTACCTTCAGTGTCCGAAATGTTCCTCCAAGATGATTGCAGTTGCGCATCCTATAGATGCGGAGCTTTTTGTCTCTGCATTGAAGAAGCTCAAGAAAGGGGAGAAACTCGAAAAAGAAGAGGAGAGTGCCTATAGGAGGCTGATAAAGGCAAGCGACTTAATAAAAGCTTATGGCTTTGATGCGGTTTTAGCACTCGCAAGCTATGGAGTAGGGGCAGATACCGCGGCAAGAATTTTGAGCCAGTATAAGGGAGAAGCCCTTCTGGTTGCTCTTTTGGAAGCTGAGAGAAAGTATATAAAAACAAGAAAGTTCTGGAAAGAGTAG
- a CDS encoding alpha/beta fold hydrolase — protein MKRALYKFFGALFLLLIILYAIPIPSTGQDVEGLSLPESKFIEVCGLKVHYVEKPGEGNLLLLHGFGASTFSWRYLLESDLRVRVVAFDRPGFGLTERKNPKELPCNPYSPEGAAELTLELMNKLGMEKATLVGHSAGAGIAILVAIKAPERVEKLVLVSPAWGARNQSTLQKFVFSLPWVEKYFPLVLRLSVGRLENILETAWYNKSKLTDEVREGYKMLLKAKDWDKGLFWVTKYGEYPDITEELKNLMTPALIVHCKEDKIVPLESGERLHSILPNSQLVVMEKCGHLPHEEKPKEFLKILEDFLES, from the coding sequence TTGAAAAGGGCACTCTACAAATTTTTCGGTGCCCTCTTTTTGCTCCTGATTATTCTCTATGCAATTCCAATTCCAAGCACCGGGCAGGACGTAGAGGGGTTATCACTTCCAGAGAGCAAATTCATTGAGGTATGTGGGCTAAAGGTTCATTACGTGGAAAAGCCCGGTGAGGGAAACCTGCTTCTTTTGCATGGCTTTGGTGCCAGTACGTTTTCTTGGAGATACCTGCTCGAAAGTGACTTAAGAGTTAGAGTGGTGGCATTTGATCGCCCAGGTTTCGGGCTCACGGAAAGAAAAAATCCGAAAGAATTGCCCTGCAACCCCTATTCTCCCGAGGGGGCCGCAGAGCTGACTTTGGAGCTGATGAATAAACTTGGAATGGAAAAAGCCACTTTGGTGGGACATTCTGCCGGTGCCGGGATAGCCATTTTGGTGGCTATAAAAGCCCCAGAAAGAGTAGAAAAACTCGTCCTTGTATCCCCTGCATGGGGAGCAAGAAATCAGAGCACCCTTCAGAAGTTCGTATTTTCCCTTCCTTGGGTGGAAAAGTACTTCCCTCTGGTTCTTCGGCTTTCTGTTGGAAGACTTGAGAACATACTCGAAACTGCATGGTATAACAAGAGCAAGCTTACTGATGAAGTCCGGGAAGGGTACAAAATGCTGCTAAAGGCTAAGGATTGGGACAAAGGTCTTTTCTGGGTGACCAAATATGGGGAATACCCGGATATAACTGAAGAACTCAAAAACCTAATGACTCCAGCTTTAATAGTTCACTGCAAAGAAGATAAGATAGTACCACTGGAAAGTGGCGAGAGACTCCACAGTATTCTCCCAAACTCCCAGCTTGTCGTGATGGAAAAGTGCGGACATTTACCACATGAAGAAAAGCCAAAAGAGTTTTTGAAAATCTTAGAAGACTTTTTAGAGAGCTAA
- a CDS encoding M20/M25/M40 family metallo-hydrolase: MKAERAKEILVELLKIPSPSGQEDRLALHIMEFLHRLDYDVHIESDGKVIDLVVNPEAELFFEVHMDTIDVRAEPFVRGNIVYGTGASDVKGGLASVLLMLESLKRDKQDLNVGVVFVSDEEKGGMGSALFMERYKPKMAIVIEPTDLEVHIAHAGNIEAYFEVDGKEAHGACPESGINAIDQAYKMIEELKALEPFKQKGKYFDAYIGLQELICENPYYLIPALCKGRFEARLLPDQEVEDVLDLMEPILDEYTLRYEYTEIWDGYELDESEEIVQLAKKAMEEVDLEDFGGMRSWTDAINFMYNGTKTIVFGPGNLDISHTKGERIDVRDVVKASEFLRKVNEIYGRS; encoded by the coding sequence ATGAAAGCTGAGAGAGCAAAGGAAATTTTGGTCGAGCTTTTAAAGATTCCATCACCATCAGGGCAGGAAGATCGTCTTGCATTGCACATAATGGAGTTCCTCCACAGATTGGACTATGATGTTCACATAGAGAGCGATGGAAAGGTAATCGACCTCGTTGTAAACCCCGAGGCTGAGCTCTTCTTTGAAGTTCACATGGACACGATAGACGTAAGAGCCGAGCCTTTTGTCAGGGGAAATATCGTCTACGGTACGGGAGCTAGTGATGTTAAAGGCGGACTGGCAAGCGTCCTCCTAATGCTTGAGAGCCTCAAGAGGGATAAGCAAGACCTTAACGTCGGAGTTGTATTTGTGAGCGACGAAGAAAAAGGAGGAATGGGGTCTGCTCTGTTTATGGAGCGCTACAAACCAAAGATGGCAATAGTAATAGAGCCAACCGACCTTGAAGTGCACATAGCTCATGCAGGAAACATAGAAGCTTACTTCGAAGTTGATGGTAAAGAAGCCCACGGAGCATGCCCCGAGAGCGGAATAAACGCCATAGACCAGGCTTACAAGATGATAGAGGAGCTTAAGGCTCTTGAACCCTTCAAGCAGAAGGGGAAGTACTTCGATGCCTACATAGGGCTGCAGGAGCTGATATGTGAGAACCCCTACTACCTAATTCCAGCCCTCTGCAAGGGAAGGTTTGAAGCGAGGCTCTTGCCTGACCAGGAAGTTGAGGACGTTCTGGACTTAATGGAACCCATCCTGGACGAATACACCCTCCGGTATGAGTACACGGAAATATGGGACGGCTATGAACTTGACGAGAGCGAAGAGATAGTGCAGCTGGCTAAAAAAGCCATGGAAGAAGTTGATCTGGAAGACTTCGGAGGAATGAGAAGCTGGACAGATGCCATTAACTTCATGTACAACGGAACAAAGACGATTGTTTTCGGCCCCGGAAACCTCGACATTTCCCACACAAAGGGCGAACGGATAGACGTTAGAGACGTAGTCAAGGCAAGTGAGTTTTTGAGGAAGGTCAACGAGATCTACGGGAGGAGCTGA
- a CDS encoding AAA family ATPase codes for MHVTVRVAWHDNKWNGKVCNKPEENIYCIDNYSLLSSRIQRRRDLNLEQDTAGKEICEVWKNIGYVPPCYWCINLNGNANCTVKDPHPFSDTNPKFGEKVPPIDAVLHPNSVYTWNFKLSFDVKKGNYRYPPDLEERVKEYINKIKPGSSIVFFYANYGNPINGDERKYLLVGAALVKNIEYPSEYEMPPELIEEKNKDWRTRYFPKIAWQFRIDIDPETIVLLPYHEYLDLEIREEEKENLLKEITVSIKDPTLIPHFKYVSMHVPSDKAIYLLYEIKRKLDIVEQHGIIDFEEVQVLKKRIVHLLKIAWDSRGKYPGFRNLMEVLISDELKNASETVDEFYSLILQKFGSVEEFLANPDNIKVLESENLSPGLKRIIPYLRDEYSTIEFLSRFDLSKPQFQKILGRVNRYRENPYTILEEYLYELQDNNWRIEDNDYGISLYQIDIPMFPDPEFVNWEPPMIIRATSIERVSALITTILKESATIEGNSALLREMVMERIKSYPLYYIDKELNINENLLDEYENRPEFRSKFIFYTINGKKLYQLKSLRNIEAHIEKFVNTLISKTYSVPDAIVEELVERDIQKFDDRLNYYSQITFSKERQKLYNSVLKNGFSVILGSAGSGKTAAVVNLVKYFNDERKPILIVTPTGKASLVIRDRLKKEGINPESSRILVSTIHRYLYQFPHNFSSYIPKILDGNYHLFQEFIRGIQNTHFKPITPKVVIIDEASMVDEVLLALLFATINPHAVEHVILVGDDKQLPPIGVGRPLVDIVNYLKAKNLEGNYVELQTNLRFSTANPGASRIEKLAALFREDKMISFEDLEDVFQTEDETLEIVYFESYEDLIRKLKEILSKLTSVESTAETSISELFVELFEPDGTFDYSYLDQLQILAPRRVGRFGTLGINYQIAGDILSTGAFKPGTKIICEENQYWNIGDLRVLALANGSIGYLPKKDHSQIKNGLPNPKFYDIDELYKLVTTITNKIQSPKKRKWYWDSYKQYLTSLKKMLVIPGAEKNVEGFSPAYAITVHKAQGSDFDNVILVLSERSNYITKELIYTGITRAKKKLYLFIHESLKDKFYEFLISAHENSAIDNITTLLFEYRPSASKPYKVTLKDGKTLYVRSKIEMIIAKTLDNLGVEFEYEPKDFSRQYLLPDFKIIYNEQEYYWEHLGMIDNMEYRSRWFRKFEKYKEIGVADHLITTEEYEYDIENNVRKIIEDIKEGRLKGRQSYSYHHYFL; via the coding sequence ATGCATGTGACAGTTCGAGTTGCGTGGCATGATAACAAGTGGAATGGAAAAGTATGTAACAAACCTGAAGAAAACATCTATTGCATTGACAACTACTCTCTTCTGTCTTCTAGAATCCAAAGACGTAGGGATTTGAACCTAGAGCAAGATACTGCGGGAAAGGAAATTTGTGAAGTTTGGAAAAACATTGGCTACGTACCTCCATGTTACTGGTGCATAAACTTAAATGGGAACGCTAATTGTACTGTTAAAGACCCCCATCCATTTTCGGACACAAACCCTAAATTCGGAGAAAAAGTTCCGCCGATAGATGCGGTGCTACACCCTAATTCTGTCTACACTTGGAATTTTAAACTGTCATTCGACGTAAAAAAAGGCAACTACAGATACCCTCCAGATCTAGAAGAGAGAGTAAAGGAATACATAAATAAAATCAAACCTGGAAGTTCCATCGTATTTTTCTATGCTAACTACGGAAACCCCATTAATGGTGACGAAAGAAAGTACTTACTAGTAGGAGCAGCACTAGTAAAGAACATTGAATATCCATCTGAATACGAAATGCCCCCTGAGCTCATTGAAGAGAAAAACAAAGATTGGCGGACTAGATACTTCCCAAAAATTGCCTGGCAGTTCAGGATTGATATTGACCCAGAAACAATAGTCTTATTGCCATATCATGAATACTTAGATCTCGAAATCCGGGAAGAAGAAAAAGAAAACCTCCTAAAAGAGATCACAGTGAGCATTAAAGATCCTACGTTAATTCCTCATTTTAAATATGTATCAATGCATGTCCCTTCGGATAAGGCCATCTATCTACTTTACGAGATTAAACGTAAACTTGATATTGTAGAGCAGCATGGTATTATTGATTTTGAGGAAGTACAAGTATTAAAGAAAAGAATAGTCCACCTTCTTAAAATAGCCTGGGACTCTCGTGGAAAGTATCCAGGTTTCCGGAACCTTATGGAAGTGCTCATCAGTGATGAATTAAAGAATGCCTCTGAAACAGTCGACGAGTTCTATTCTTTAATACTTCAGAAATTTGGTAGTGTTGAAGAGTTCCTAGCGAACCCTGATAACATAAAGGTGTTGGAGTCAGAAAATCTGAGCCCGGGCCTTAAGAGAATAATCCCGTATTTACGAGATGAATATTCGACTATCGAGTTTCTATCCAGATTTGACTTATCAAAACCCCAATTTCAGAAGATTCTAGGAAGAGTAAATCGGTATCGCGAGAATCCTTACACGATTCTTGAGGAGTATCTGTACGAACTTCAGGACAACAACTGGCGCATTGAAGATAATGATTACGGAATTTCCCTTTACCAGATAGACATACCCATGTTCCCAGACCCGGAATTTGTCAACTGGGAACCACCTATGATAATTCGTGCTACCTCGATAGAGCGTGTTTCAGCATTAATAACGACAATACTAAAGGAAAGCGCTACGATCGAGGGCAATTCAGCTCTCCTAAGAGAGATGGTCATGGAAAGGATCAAGAGTTATCCCCTTTACTACATAGACAAGGAGTTGAACATAAATGAGAATCTACTTGATGAGTATGAGAACAGACCTGAATTTAGAAGCAAGTTCATATTCTACACCATAAATGGCAAAAAGCTGTATCAATTAAAATCTTTAAGAAACATTGAGGCACACATTGAGAAATTCGTCAACACCTTGATCTCAAAGACGTATTCAGTTCCCGATGCTATCGTAGAAGAGTTAGTCGAACGGGATATTCAAAAGTTTGACGATCGGCTAAATTATTATTCTCAAATTACATTCTCTAAGGAGAGACAGAAACTCTACAACTCAGTGCTTAAAAATGGATTTTCAGTAATTCTCGGTAGTGCTGGAAGCGGGAAAACTGCTGCTGTTGTTAACTTGGTAAAGTATTTCAATGACGAGCGAAAACCAATACTGATAGTAACTCCTACCGGAAAAGCTAGCCTAGTAATCAGAGACCGGCTTAAAAAAGAGGGGATAAACCCTGAAAGTTCTCGCATTTTGGTTTCAACAATACACAGGTACCTCTATCAGTTTCCACATAATTTTTCAAGTTACATCCCCAAGATTCTTGATGGAAACTATCATCTTTTCCAAGAGTTCATTAGAGGGATTCAAAATACGCACTTCAAGCCAATAACTCCTAAAGTCGTAATAATTGATGAAGCCTCAATGGTCGATGAGGTACTTCTTGCATTATTGTTTGCAACCATAAACCCGCACGCAGTGGAACATGTTATTCTTGTGGGGGATGACAAACAATTGCCTCCAATTGGAGTTGGTAGACCCCTTGTGGATATCGTGAACTACTTAAAAGCAAAAAATTTGGAAGGAAATTATGTTGAACTTCAAACTAACTTGAGATTCTCAACTGCAAATCCTGGTGCCTCTAGAATTGAAAAGTTGGCTGCATTGTTCAGAGAAGACAAAATGATATCATTTGAGGATCTAGAAGATGTCTTCCAGACCGAGGATGAAACATTAGAAATCGTCTACTTTGAGTCCTACGAGGACTTAATAAGAAAGCTAAAAGAAATATTATCAAAGTTAACATCTGTTGAATCTACAGCAGAAACAAGCATTAGTGAATTGTTTGTTGAGCTATTCGAACCAGATGGAACTTTTGACTATTCCTACTTAGATCAACTTCAGATATTAGCTCCTCGTAGGGTGGGTAGATTTGGAACATTAGGCATCAACTACCAGATTGCCGGAGATATCCTGAGTACTGGGGCATTTAAACCTGGAACAAAAATAATCTGTGAGGAAAACCAATATTGGAACATTGGTGATCTGAGGGTTCTAGCGTTAGCTAATGGATCAATCGGGTATCTCCCAAAAAAAGACCACAGCCAAATAAAAAATGGTTTGCCAAATCCCAAGTTTTATGACATTGACGAGCTCTACAAGCTCGTCACGACCATTACAAACAAAATACAATCCCCTAAAAAGAGAAAATGGTACTGGGACAGTTACAAACAATATCTGACGTCTCTTAAGAAAATGTTAGTAATTCCTGGTGCAGAGAAGAACGTAGAAGGATTCTCACCCGCGTACGCCATCACAGTTCACAAAGCCCAGGGAAGCGATTTTGATAATGTGATCTTGGTACTCTCAGAACGTTCTAATTACATTACAAAGGAGCTTATCTACACAGGAATCACTAGAGCAAAGAAGAAGCTCTACCTATTTATCCACGAGAGCCTCAAGGATAAGTTTTACGAGTTCTTAATCTCTGCTCACGAGAATTCTGCGATAGACAACATAACAACCCTCCTATTTGAGTACAGGCCATCAGCTTCAAAGCCCTACAAGGTGACACTTAAAGATGGCAAAACTTTGTATGTCAGGTCAAAAATTGAAATGATAATAGCAAAAACGTTGGACAACCTTGGCGTAGAATTTGAATATGAACCTAAAGATTTTAGCAGACAGTATTTGCTGCCCGACTTCAAGATAATCTACAATGAACAGGAATACTACTGGGAGCACCTGGGAATGATAGATAACATGGAATATCGGAGTAGATGGTTTAGAAAATTCGAGAAATACAAGGAGATAGGAGTAGCAGATCACCTAATAACGACAGAGGAGTATGAGTATGATATTGAAAACAACGTGAGAAAGATTATTGAGGACATAAAAGAGGGTAGGCTCAAAGGGCGTCAAAGTTATTCGTATCATCATTACTTCCTTTGA
- a CDS encoding MBL fold metallo-hydrolase, giving the protein MIPIEIPPNTVMLKGIGYDSNIYLFRDRREGLIVDTGTGVYWHRYFEVFDREGYLEGLEKVTILNTHEHFDHIGGNRKFKEFLEERGIKVFFAAHTLTAEVIEKGNDYIILSYAYGRRFMPHSVDIRLDDGSVLKVGSKELKVIYTPGHTAGSLCLYEPEEKVLFTGDTVFRGTVGRTDLPTGSFEELVRSLKKLEALDVYIALPGHGKPITNWEENFELIKKVLGAFE; this is encoded by the coding sequence ATGATTCCCATAGAAATCCCACCAAACACGGTAATGCTCAAGGGGATAGGGTATGATTCAAACATCTATTTGTTTCGAGATCGGAGAGAAGGCTTGATAGTTGATACTGGAACAGGGGTTTACTGGCACAGGTATTTTGAGGTGTTTGATAGGGAAGGCTACCTTGAGGGTTTAGAAAAAGTCACGATTCTGAATACGCATGAGCACTTCGACCACATTGGAGGAAATAGAAAGTTTAAGGAGTTTTTGGAGGAGAGAGGTATTAAAGTTTTCTTTGCTGCCCACACTCTCACAGCGGAGGTTATTGAAAAGGGAAACGACTACATTATTCTCTCATACGCCTATGGAAGACGGTTTATGCCGCATAGTGTTGATATAAGGCTTGATGATGGAAGCGTTTTGAAGGTCGGAAGTAAGGAGCTTAAAGTCATCTATACACCCGGCCATACTGCAGGAAGCCTCTGTCTATATGAGCCAGAAGAAAAAGTCCTTTTTACAGGGGATACTGTGTTTAGGGGCACGGTTGGAAGGACTGACTTGCCCACGGGGAGCTTTGAAGAGTTGGTAAGAAGCCTAAAGAAGCTGGAGGCACTGGATGTTTACATTGCCTTGCCCGGACATGGGAAGCCTATAACAAACTGGGAAGAGAATTTTGAATTAATCAAAAAGGTTTTGGGGGCTTTTGAGTGA
- a CDS encoding DUF504 domain-containing protein, with protein MRKGFVKEVLSKIKYDPRENEDDYYIVIEHRGAYGNVKKIPVKLIELGHGYFFIEDTQIPYHRILAVVRKDGKVVWKKSGLGDDVRF; from the coding sequence GTGAGAAAGGGCTTCGTCAAGGAGGTTCTCTCCAAAATTAAATATGACCCGAGAGAGAATGAGGATGATTACTACATAGTTATTGAGCATAGGGGCGCGTATGGAAATGTCAAGAAAATCCCAGTTAAGCTCATAGAGCTTGGTCATGGCTATTTTTTCATTGAAGATACTCAGATTCCTTACCATAGAATCCTGGCTGTCGTTAGAAAAGACGGAAAGGTTGTCTGGAAGAAGAGTGGACTCGGGGATGACGTGAGATTTTGA